CTGGCGCGGCAGGGTGACATCGAAGGCGCCCTGTACGGGGTGCAGGTGGCCCTGTTCACGGTGCTGCCGGTGGACACCGCGATGACGGTCCGGCGCCACCGGCAGACCGCCGCGGCCGAGCGGGAACGTGCGGAGCAGACCGCCCGGCTCGCCGAGCTCGATCAGCGGGCCGCGATCACCGCCGAGCGGACCCGCGTGGCCCGTGACCTGCACGATTTGGTGGCCAACGACCTGAGCGTGATCGCGCTGCACTCCACCGCGGCGCTGGCGCGTCCGGACGACGCCGAGGCCGCGCAGGAGGCGCTCGGCGTCATTCGGCAGCACAGCGTCAGCGGGCTGGCCGAGATGCGGCACCTGATCGGGGTGCTGCGGGCCGACGACGGGGGCGACTCCCCCGCCGAGGCGCGGCTCGACCAGCTACCGACGCTCGTCGAGAGCATCCGGGCGGACGGCCAGGACGCCACGCTCCGGGTGGACGGTGAGGCGCGCAGGCTGGCGCCCGCGGTCGAGTTGGCGGGTTACCGGATCGTCCAGGAAGCGCTCGTCAACGCCCGGAAGCATGCCGCGAGCCAACCGGTGGACACGCTCGTCCGGTACGGTCCGGACGCGCTGACGCTGACCGTCGAGAACCCGCTGCCGACCGAGGACTGCCCGTTCCCGCTGGTCGGCGGCGCGGGTCTGGTCGGGATGGCGGAGCGGGCGACGCTAGTGGGAGGTGCGTTGGACGCGGGGCCACGCGACGGACGATGGCGAGTACACGCGGAGATCCCGCTGTGACCGTTCGGGTGCTGGTCGCCGACGACCAGGCCGCGGTGCGGACCGGGCTGGTGCTGATCCTCGGCTCCGCGCCCGGGATCGAGGTCGTCGGCGAGGCCGCGGACGGCATCGAAGCGGTGGACCTCGCCCGGGAACTGCGCCCGGACGTCGTCGTCATGGACGTGCGGATGCCGAGGCTCGACGGGATCGCCGCGACCGCGACGCTGGCCGCGGAGGGCGTGGCCGACGTCCTCGTGCTGACGACGTTCGACCTGGACGAGTACGTGTTCGGCGCGCTCCGGGCCGGCGCAGCCGGTTTCCTGCTCAAGGACGCGGAGGCCGCCGACCTGATCGCGGCGGTGCGGCTGGTGGCCGCCGGGGAGGGCATGGTCGCGCCCCGGGTGACGCGGCGGCTGATCGACGCGTTCGCCCGCGGCCCGGCCCCGATCACCGAGCCGCCGCCCGGGCTGGAGAAGCTGACGCCGCGCGAGCGCGAGGTGCTCGATTGCCTCGGCCAGGGGCTCTCGAACGCGGAGATCGCGGACCGGCTGGACATGGCCGAGGCGACCACCAAGACCCACGTCAGCCGGATCCTGGCGAAGCTCGGGCTCCGGAGCCGGGTGCAGGCGGCCGTCCTGGCCCGCGAGCTCGGCCAGCTCTGAGCGCGACCCGGTGCCGGCGAGGGAGTCCTAGAGGTCCTCGACCTCGTCGATCTCCTCGCGCGGGACGCCGAGGAAGAACAGCACCGCGTCCAGGTACGGCTGGTTCAGCGCGGTGTCGGCCACCTCCCGCAGCGCCGGCTTCGCGTTGAACGCGATACCCAGCCCGGCGGCGGTGATCATGTCGATGTCGTTCGCCCCGTCGCCGACCGCGACCGTCTGGGCCATCGGCACGCCCGCAGCCTCGGCGAACCGCCGCAGCGCGGTGGCCTTGCCGGGGCGGTCGACGATCTCGCCGATCACCCGCCCGGTGAGCACCCCGTCGACGACCTCGAGCGTGTTCGCGGCCGCGAAGTCGAGCCCGAGCAGGTCGACGAGATGGTCGGTGACCTGCGTGAATCCTCCGGAAACGATGCCGCAGCGATACCCCATGCGCTTGAGCGTCCGGACCAGCGTGCGCGCGCCGGGCGTCAGCCGCACCTCGTTGCGCACCTTCTCGAGCACCACCGCGTCCAGGCCGGCCAGTGCCTCCACCCGCTGCCGCAGCGAATCGGCGAAGTCCAGCTCACCCCGCATCGCGGCGGCGGTGACCGCGGCGACCTCGGCCTCCCGGCCCGCGTGCGCCGCGAGCATCTCGATCACCTCACCGGTGATGAGCGTGGAGTCGACGTCGAACACGACGAGCCGCTTGGCACGGCGGGAGAGGCCGCTGCGCTCCACGCCGATGTCGATGTGGTGGTCGGTGGCCAGTGCCGAGAGCGCGGTGCGCAGCGGTGCGCCGTCGACGCCGGACACCCGCAGCTCCAGGCTGGTGACCGGGTACTTCGAGAGCCGCGTGATCGTGTCGATGTTGCCGCCCAGCTCGCTGATCCCGGCTGCGATCGCGGCGACCGCCGACGCGGTGAGCGGCCGCCCGAGCACGGTGACGTGGTGCGGTTTCTGCTGGCGGCGGGTCATCGGGTGGTCGCCGGACGGGGCCAGCGCCACCTCCATCCAGATGCCGAGCGCGCGGCCGAGGTCGGTGACGCGGTCTCGCAGCGTCGGCAGGTCGTCAGCGGACGGCAGCTCCACCGAGACGCCGAGGAGCAACTGGCCGCGGATCACGACCTGCTCGACGTCCCGGACTTCGA
This Cryptosporangium aurantiacum DNA region includes the following protein-coding sequences:
- a CDS encoding sensor histidine kinase, whose protein sequence is MSWRRFGLAVGAFAVGLVLFALGYPLDSWVGVATLGASTASLLFLRSYPRLSLGVASAALAVDWMVGPNLVPIFVLANALYELTERGSERTGRRLMIGSIGAVLVFTVIGLARQGDIEGALYGVQVALFTVLPVDTAMTVRRHRQTAAAERERAEQTARLAELDQRAAITAERTRVARDLHDLVANDLSVIALHSTAALARPDDAEAAQEALGVIRQHSVSGLAEMRHLIGVLRADDGGDSPAEARLDQLPTLVESIRADGQDATLRVDGEARRLAPAVELAGYRIVQEALVNARKHAASQPVDTLVRYGPDALTLTVENPLPTEDCPFPLVGGAGLVGMAERATLVGGALDAGPRDGRWRVHAEIPL
- a CDS encoding response regulator transcription factor is translated as MASTRGDPAVTVRVLVADDQAAVRTGLVLILGSAPGIEVVGEAADGIEAVDLARELRPDVVVMDVRMPRLDGIAATATLAAEGVADVLVLTTFDLDEYVFGALRAGAAGFLLKDAEAADLIAAVRLVAAGEGMVAPRVTRRLIDAFARGPAPITEPPPGLEKLTPREREVLDCLGQGLSNAEIADRLDMAEATTKTHVSRILAKLGLRSRVQAAVLARELGQL
- the serB gene encoding phosphoserine phosphatase SerB, yielding MTHSTRALLTVTGTDRPGVTAALFSTLATLDLEVRDVEQVVIRGQLLLGVSVELPSADDLPTLRDRVTDLGRALGIWMEVALAPSGDHPMTRRQQKPHHVTVLGRPLTASAVAAIAAGISELGGNIDTITRLSKYPVTSLELRVSGVDGAPLRTALSALATDHHIDIGVERSGLSRRAKRLVVFDVDSTLITGEVIEMLAAHAGREAEVAAVTAAAMRGELDFADSLRQRVEALAGLDAVVLEKVRNEVRLTPGARTLVRTLKRMGYRCGIVSGGFTQVTDHLVDLLGLDFAAANTLEVVDGVLTGRVIGEIVDRPGKATALRRFAEAAGVPMAQTVAVGDGANDIDMITAAGLGIAFNAKPALREVADTALNQPYLDAVLFFLGVPREEIDEVEDL